From Megalobrama amblycephala isolate DHTTF-2021 linkage group LG24, ASM1881202v1, whole genome shotgun sequence, the proteins below share one genomic window:
- the gltpd2a gene encoding ceramide-1-phosphate transfer protein, whose protein sequence is MRMRCRLRRCVVTAVTLSLLLFLSSLWLPQGAIQNCEQSWRPCLSVYTPTRQVVRAAVTDAADHVLGGNDIIGECPGQKFQVSRLLLHLNSALGPASDVLLDPYLLCWEELIKFMESLGPLVGFFTHKVEEKITLIRQLSLEESAIVTTEDDQHVAPPPHHAYHSVRSMLEAELQRGVVSFDRQTPSGSRTLLRLHRSLLWLQLLLEKLATEREGRSMGELCRDAYLEVLAPHHPWLVQRAAELVFRTMPDRKVFLQLVCVRTQEEAEPVMSVIIAAIREIHQRTERELEIRNMLDLP, encoded by the exons ATGAGAATGCGATGTCGTCTGCGGCGGTGTGTCGTGACCGCAGTCACGTTGAGTCTGCTGTTGTTTCTCAGCTCACTGTGGCTGC CTCAAGGGgcaattcagaattgtgagcagTCGTGGCGGCCTTGTTTAAGTGTGTACACACCAACCAGACAG GTGGTTCGGGCTGCTGTTACTGATGCTGCTGATCATGTGCTTGGAGGAAATGACATCATCGGAGAGTGTCCTGGACAGAAGTTCCAAGTGTCCCGCCTCCTCCTGCATCTAAACTCCGCCCTCGGCCCCGCCTCCGATGTGCTGCTGGATCCGTACCTGCTCTGCTGGGAGGAGCTGATCAA GTTCATGGAGTCTCTGGGCCCTCTGGTGGGCTTTTTCACTCATAAAGTTGAGGAGAAGATCACACTCATCCGACAGCTCTCACTGGAAGAATCTGCCATCGTTACGACCGAAGATGATCAGCACGTAGCCCCGCCCCCTCACCACGCCTACCACTCGGTGCGCTCCATGCTAGAGGCCGAGCTGCAGAGGGGCGTGGTCTCCTTCGACAGACAAACGCCTTCCGGGAGTCGGACTTTGCTCCGCCTCCATCGCTCGTTGCTGTGGTTACAGCTGCTGCTGGAGAAGCTGGCGACGGAGCGCGAGGGGCGGAGCATGGGCGAACTGTGCCGCGACGCGTACCTGGAGGTTTTGGCGCCACATCATCCCTGGCTTGTGCAGCGCGCGGCCGAGCTGGTGTTTCGGACGATGCCTGACCGAAAAGTCTTCTTGCAGCTGGTGTGTGTGCGGACACAGGAAGAGGCGGAGCCTGTGATGAGCGTCATCATCGCGGCAATCCGAGAAATTCACCAACGGACAGAGAGAGAGCTGGAGATCAGAAACATGTTGGACCTGCCttaa